The Lolium rigidum isolate FL_2022 chromosome 1, APGP_CSIRO_Lrig_0.1, whole genome shotgun sequence region GCTACCCATCAGCAGTTAGGTAAAGACCAATCATATGAACATCAAGAAATATGCAGCATTTCTCCCTGGGAAGCCATCTCCGACTGCCAAAGCCTTTAAATGTGAAAAATGGTAGTATGACGCAATAGCTCGATAATTCGACACCATAATTGTTAGTCATAACCGCACTAGCAATGTGAGCATTAGAATTTCTTAACCCCCATTAGTGAAAGCTAAATCCTGAATTAGGTACCGCTTTTCTTCAGAACATGATGAATCACATTTGCTCCACACCGTAACAAATACTCCGGTGTCATTATCATGCGTCGTGTCATAACTTTTTTCACAAAACGAGATATGACACCAATCAGCCGTGCGTAAGGAGTACGAGGGTATAGGCAATAGCAATGTGAACATCTGAATCGAACACCCCGCGAATGAAAGCTAAAGCCTACAAGGTGTACAATTTTTTTTCCAAAGCATGATGCACCACACCCATACAAATTCCTTTTCAGGTTGCTTTCTTAGGCACCCCACACGCAGTGTAGCCCACTGTCAATGCCTTTGGAGTGGGGGTGCATGCCTCTGACTAATCTGTCTGGTGACCTTGTCAACGAAGCAACTCCTCCACTCTTACCCAATCTATAATCAATCTGCATGGGGCACACAATAGCATATGACTAGTAGTAAATTACTGATAGCTGAAAGAAGCCAAGACAGCATCAAGAATCCAGGCAAGATTGGTAAGACAGATTAGGCTGGTGCCTTTGTCttgagggaaaccccctcctcctTCCTCCCCCGTCACCTGCCAATAGGCGCGCGGTTAGGTCGCCGACATTCTAGTTGCGAAGAAAAGACTATGAATATTCTAGGCCAGACTAAGTAAAACAGACAGGACAGAAGGTGATaggttgtctcttctaattttaGCTGTTGTGAGGCTCCTCATCGAAAATGAGAGGCCTTGTCTTTCTTTAATGGTCAGAAGGAGAGAAAAAATGATGAGCGTCTGCTTTGTTTTTTGCTGACCAAGCATACATGTGATGTGAGTCACCTTCCTTTTCCTGTCCAGGTATAGATAGAGAAGGGTCACACGAAAGATGGATTTCTTGAATTGGAAGAGTTGGTGGTGCGTCAGGGATTCGGTTCAGGTCGGTAAAGGGACAATGAGCAATGCACCATGTGCACATAATTGTGGTTATTTTACACATCCAGTGCTTGTGACTGTGGGACATGCAGAAGCAGAACCATACGTGCCGAGTTCCTTCGGACTTAAGAGAAGAAAGCTATAGCGGTCCAAAAGTATGCCATGTAACTACTGGTATGGGCAACTGCATGTCCTGCAAAGGGACCTCAAAGCCATATGATTTCAGGTAGACTAAGTTTCAAGTTTCTTCTTCTAATCCACAAACAGCCCCACCCATTATGTAGATGCGGCCTGGCGGCCTCTACACATGAAATTCAGACAACGCGCCGTTTCCATCTTTTTAAAACTAGTCGACTAAGTTAGCTCCAATCAGCTAAGCCTTGACCTAGAAGTGTCCAACTTATATCTGCCTGATTACCTGCTGAGAGTTCGTTGTCCCAAGAACATTGGCTACCGTGGCAtgattatgtctaacagtattaaAAAGTCACGGGTACCAGGTATGAGACCGAAGACAGTGTATGCCTAATCACTTGTCCTCCCAAAATCAAACTAATTCACCTTTCTCAAAACGAAACGAACTAGCTGAATGAAATTATTTTTAACTCTCATGATGCCCTTCCAAAAGTGTGAATCTATTGGCTTGGCCTGGACCAATGAAAGACAAAAGGAAACTTCATTCTTCATGTTACTATCGTGTACTAGCTTGCTGTAGTCGTGGGTGGTGTAACACAAGGTGCAGCACAGGGGACTGATCGAGCTAGACGCCATGAAGCTCGAGTGAGAGGTttatgtcctggtatggatggcaAGCCCATGATAGGCTTCTTAGTCTTTAGAGTTATCTTGCATGGCATGTCAAATACATCCTTTGCTCCCTAATATAAGACGCTTTGGCAAACTAAATTAGCTTGATGAAACATCTTATATTAAGGGGAGTACCTTTTTATAATCTCTTTGTTGGTCGATCCCTCTTTTCGTTAGGATACTGTTTTGGTGACTTGTAATAAATGTTGTACTGATAAGTTAAGTTTATGCATCACCTTGATGCAGAGGCCAGGAGTGACAAAGCGTCCATAATCTAAAAAAATCAAGCAAATGCTTtatcattaagaactggtagttcaAACTACAATCTAGTAATATTTCATAATATTATGGCAAAGCACTGTTGTTCTTGTGGTTAACAAAGTTGTTATGCACACATTTGCAACAAGATTGATCGATCATTACATGCAGAATAATTTCCTGATAATGCCACTATCGGCATGCTATGGAATCATATCTATTTATAACAACAATGCTCTAGTATGTACCTTCTAGACTAGTGTTATATTCATCCTTCAGTGTGGTTGCTGAATCAGTTCAGGTATAAGCCGGAGCAAGAACCCCAGCTGCTGCTGTGAGAAGGCCTCGTGCATTCCTATGCCAGAACTGTTACTGAACGTGCTCTGGCTGAGGCTGGGTTTACTGAATTCTGCCACGACATTCGAGATTTCCTCCACTAGATCAACAATGACACCATTCACACCCATCAGATGCTGGAGGTAAACAGCCTCCCGCACGTTACTGCAGATGCAACCAATAAATCCAGGAAATCTGTAAGATTGCTGAGGACATAACAAAGGCTAACTGATAAAAGATCCAAGAACCCTGAATGCATGCTTAAAATGTACTGCTTACTTGAGCTGCCCATAGGTGAGAAATGCAAGGTTGGATTCTTGAGCTTTGAGAATTGCTGAGGGATTCTTCAGAACCCCTCTCACTTCTGAGACGACCCCATGCAAGTCATACTCTTGGCATACTCGGATAGCCTGGTCAAGTGAGTTCCTTCTCTCATCATTGTATTTAGCTGTTCCCCCTTCTGTTAAGAACAGTACctaatagaaaaaaaaaagtttcaaaGAGACCGTGTTGACATAGGAAATGTTATTCATTGCATTGTGCAAAATCACACATGAAATAGGTGTAATACTATTAGCGAACTAGAATTTCAGATTTTTCTTTTCTCTCAAAAGGAggcagagttttttttttttttttttgacatgaaaAGGAGGCAGAGTTGAGGAAACTTTCAGCAAGTAAAATAATACAAACAAAGAACACAGAAGGTTTCAAGGTGTACTGACAGGATATACGTTTTGGAGTTCCCGTGCTATCCGTGCCGCATCAGGTTGGAATGTTGAGAAAAAGATTGGCCTGGTGCCAGCATGCTGAAAAACAACCTACCAGAGCATTTAAGGGCGTTATGATCATCACATCACAGTGACCAAATGATTGTACACAAATTAATTGATATCATAACAAGGGCAAAAATTCATACTTGCAATACAGCTTGAAGAGCACAGCTAAGGGTGCCACTCGGATAGATAATGTTGTCATCAAACTTTAGCTCAATGTTAAATCCCAGATGGGGACTGATATGTTCGAAGACTTCCTGCAATGTGCAGAGAGAATCATCTTCTTCTATGCTCCAAGTAAGGATCCTCCCATCTTCCATCCGTCTAAGTAAGGGCTTGGAGACCTGAACGGGCGATTACAAAGTGAACACTATGGCGTTTTGATCACACACCAATTAACTCTATGCAGGAAAAATCCAACAGATTGAAGGGACAAGACACCTTGTGGGATTCTCTTTGTACCCCATATGAAAGGAACTCTTCCAGTAGAAGATCAGTAACACGCCTTTCATATAAAGCCTCCTACACACATTGCCCGTTATAAAAGGTTATTGGAGAGTTTTCCTTGCAATAAACGAAGGATAGTGCATAAACAAGAAATGGCAGCACTATGAATGGATGGAAAGAACATACAGTTCTTTGGGTGAGGATAAAGTCATCGTGGAAGATAACTGGGCAGCCATCTTTTGTAacctgcaagccaaaatggtaggAACACTACTTCAGGGGACCTGTGTAATACTGTAGTCAGATAAAAGGAAGGGATGCACGGATAATGTCAGGAAGTTGCAGAATACTCCAAAGGAACTGATTGGTTGTAATATACTGAAAGTAAAGAGAAGGGTAAGGCTTCATTGACGTAGCTGACATGCATGCTTCCAATGATTGTCAATTACAGATTTCACTAATGCTTCAAGCTAAGAATGACTCCTTGATATCATACAGTACAACttttttgggtggaggaggagaatatCTTCGTTACCCATGAATAGGATTACAATCAGCTAACAACAcctgagaaacaaactccagcgaGTGATGCAACCAAACATTGGTGCCATCCCTGGTTCTACGTAGAACCTAggaaaggctgtgtgcatcacatcgatacAAAGGCCAGGGGTTCCAACCTCCTtttcgaaaaaaagaaaaaaataacttagaaCNNNNNNNNNNNNNNNNNNNNNNNNNNNNNNNNNNNNNNNNNNNNNNNNNNNNNNNNNNNNNNNNNNNNNNNNNNNNNNNNNNNNNNNNNNNNNNNNNNNNGCGCGGCGCCCatcggtgtgggccctcgtcgccctccgctgcccttccgcctacttaaagcctccgtcgcgaaacccctgcatcgagagccacgatacggaaaaccttaccgagacgccgccgccaatcccatctctggggattctggagatctcctccggcaccctgccggagaggggattcatctccctgaggactcttcaccgccatggtcgcctccggagtgatgagtgagtagttcacccctggactatgggtccatagcagtagctagatggttgtcttctcctcattgtgcttcattgttggatcttgtgagctgcctaacatgatcaagatcatctatctcgtaatactatatgttgtgtttgtcgggatccgatggatagagaatactatgttatgttaattatcaagttattacctatgtgttgtttatgatcttgcatgctctccgttattagtagaggctcggccaagtttttgct contains the following coding sequences:
- the LOC124703895 gene encoding glycerophosphodiester phosphodiesterase GDPD1, chloroplastic-like; the encoded protein is MEDGRILTWSIEEDDSLCTLQEVFEHISPHLGFNIELKFDDNIIYPSGTLSCALQAVLQVVFQHAGTRPIFFSTFQPDAARIARELQNVYPVLFLTEGGTAKYNDERRNSLDQAIRVCQEYDLHGVVSEVRGVLKNPSAILKAQESNLAFLTYGQLNNVREAVYLQHLMGVNGVIVDLVEEISNVVAEFSKPSLSQSTFSNSSGIGMHEAFSQQQLGFLLRLIPELIQQPH